The following DNA comes from Chitinophaga nivalis.
CGCAAATACGGCAAACACCACACTGGCGATACCATTGGTGGTCATAAACATGATATTGATTTTGCTGAGATCATGCGGTTTTACCAGCAGGTGCTGAGAGATCAGCATCGCTACAAATACCGCAGCCCCGATCCAGTATACCCAGCCAAAATGCCCGGCAATACCGATGGTAATCACCAGCGCGGCTGTGAGCACATGCAAAAATTCGGAGAAACGCAAAGCGCCGGAAAGTCCCAGCCATGCCGGAATGGAATTCAGCTGCTGCGATTTATCAAAATCTTCATCCTGCAGAGAATAAATAATATCAAATCCGGATACCCAGCAAAGTACCAGCACGGATACCAGTACCGGCAATACGGCAAATTCGCCTGTTACCGCCAGATACGCGCCGATCGGCGCCAGCGACAACCCAACACCCAGCACCAGGTGACACAGGGCCGTAAAACGCTTCGTATAGCTATATCCCAGCACCACCAGCAAAGCTACCGGCGACAGGAAAAAACAAAGCCGGTTAATAAACCAGGTGGTAGC
Coding sequences within:
- a CDS encoding UbiA-like polyprenyltransferase — encoded protein: MITTINKYLSLVKFSHTIFAMPFALTGFFMATTKGGGAFSWQLFGLVVLCMVFARSAAMAFNRWLDVDIDKLNPRTAKREIPAGIISPNNALFFIIANVVLFMATTWFINRLCFFLSPVALLVVLGYSYTKRFTALCHLVLGVGLSLAPIGAYLAVTGEFAVLPVLVSVLVLCWVSGFDIIYSLQDEDFDKSQQLNSIPAWLGLSGALRFSEFLHVLTAALVITIGIAGHFGWVYWIGAAVFVAMLISQHLLVKPHDLSKINIMFMTTNGIASVVFAVFAISDMLLFQ